In Haloarcula sp. H-GB4, a single genomic region encodes these proteins:
- the citE gene encoding L-malyl-CoA/beta-methylmalyl-CoA lyase — protein MTRLCRTFQTAPAAIPNDNSAKFLVSGLTSEGFQAPDWLVPDIEDGTAPSMKDEAVDNIVEHIPDHADEFAGDILPRVEWAYDDANARERGIEQVTRLAEEVGEELDGFVFPKTGRLDDVRDAAGVIADAERDAGLPEGTLEMAIILETAPGRSDLREICQYATDSRLSGLVFGPVDYTAELGGRTLDGERPRWDGLLEALSNETSAADIVAIGGPFDQLFHERAGVTYYNAEGYADQVEYEATIGINGSWSLHPKQTEQANRIHMPTVEEMERDLHKIESFNEAKREGTGAVVVDGQMVDEATYKNFANTVKTVRAIDETHPAQTEEYYDDDLLARTRDVELIFG, from the coding sequence ATGACACGACTCTGTCGCACATTCCAGACCGCACCGGCCGCGATACCGAACGACAACAGCGCGAAGTTCCTCGTCTCAGGACTCACCAGCGAGGGGTTTCAGGCCCCCGATTGGCTCGTCCCCGATATCGAGGACGGCACCGCGCCGTCAATGAAAGACGAGGCCGTCGACAACATCGTTGAGCACATCCCGGACCACGCCGACGAGTTCGCCGGGGACATCCTCCCGCGGGTCGAATGGGCCTACGACGACGCCAACGCCCGCGAGCGCGGCATCGAGCAGGTGACTCGCCTGGCCGAGGAGGTCGGCGAAGAACTCGATGGCTTCGTCTTCCCGAAAACCGGCCGCCTTGACGACGTGCGCGACGCCGCAGGTGTCATCGCCGACGCGGAGCGCGACGCCGGGCTTCCCGAGGGGACGCTGGAGATGGCGATCATTCTGGAGACGGCTCCCGGCCGCTCGGACCTCCGCGAGATTTGCCAGTACGCAACAGACTCCCGGCTCTCCGGGCTCGTGTTCGGGCCGGTGGACTACACGGCGGAACTCGGCGGTCGCACGCTCGACGGCGAGCGGCCCCGCTGGGACGGCCTGCTCGAAGCGCTCTCCAACGAGACGAGCGCGGCCGATATCGTCGCCATCGGCGGCCCCTTCGACCAGTTGTTCCACGAGCGCGCCGGCGTCACCTACTACAACGCCGAGGGGTACGCCGATCAGGTGGAGTACGAGGCGACCATCGGCATCAACGGCTCGTGGTCGCTGCACCCCAAGCAGACCGAACAGGCGAACCGCATCCACATGCCGACAGTGGAAGAAATGGAGCGGGACCTCCACAAAATCGAGTCGTTCAACGAGGCCAAACGCGAGGGCACTGGCGCGGTCGTCGTCGACGGCCAGATGGTCGACGAAGCGACCTACAAGAACTTCGCCAACACCGTGAAAACTGTTCGAGCCATCGACGAAACCCACCCTGCCCAGACCGAGGAATACTACGACGATGACCTGCTGGCGCGGACGAGAGACGTGGAACTGATCTTCGGCTAA
- a CDS encoding pyridoxal phosphate-dependent aminotransferase: protein MDYTEPQFFRVMQYAARADRDVVDMVSGNPDWDPPEGLRDGLRDYAEAPADDYQYPPSVGLTPLRDEIAARRGVDRNRVLITNGAGEANHLAMTGGLHHFDGNEILLTDPVYPYYAGRANFIGADISFVPVDERNRLAPADVRAAASEETAVIVVNSPNNPTGAVYDADAMAEFAAIAEEYDALLLSDEVYDHFDYAGRFSSALHADSDHVVATNSFSKTMAITGLRVGYAIFPPEDGPTGALLERARTQHMLTNVTGSRPAQYAVLRALKTTSPDYYAACRRRLEERVDDFCAALAEAGAEYNRPDGGFYVMARFPDFPGSFENVYELIDEAGVAGMPGEAFGESRSDWIRFALVTSRVDEAAERLAHYFE from the coding sequence ATGGACTACACGGAACCCCAGTTCTTCCGGGTCATGCAGTACGCGGCCCGGGCCGACCGGGACGTGGTGGACATGGTGTCGGGCAATCCCGACTGGGACCCGCCCGAGGGGCTTCGGGACGGCCTCAGAGACTATGCTGAGGCCCCGGCCGACGACTACCAGTATCCGCCAAGCGTGGGCCTCACGCCGCTCCGCGATGAAATCGCCGCTCGGCGCGGTGTGGACCGGAACCGCGTACTCATCACGAACGGCGCTGGCGAGGCGAACCACCTCGCGATGACCGGCGGACTCCACCATTTCGACGGCAACGAAATCCTCCTGACGGACCCCGTCTACCCCTACTATGCCGGCCGGGCGAACTTCATCGGCGCGGATATTTCCTTCGTCCCGGTCGACGAGCGCAACCGACTGGCCCCCGCGGACGTTCGGGCGGCTGCGAGCGAGGAGACGGCCGTCATCGTCGTCAACTCGCCGAACAACCCCACCGGCGCAGTGTACGACGCCGACGCGATGGCCGAGTTCGCAGCCATCGCCGAGGAGTACGATGCCCTGCTACTCAGCGACGAGGTGTACGACCACTTCGACTACGCCGGTCGGTTCAGTTCGGCACTGCACGCCGACTCAGATCACGTCGTCGCCACCAACTCCTTCTCGAAAACGATGGCGATAACAGGGCTCAGGGTCGGCTATGCGATTTTTCCGCCGGAAGACGGGCCTACTGGTGCGCTTCTTGAGCGCGCTCGCACTCAGCACATGCTCACGAACGTCACTGGGAGCCGACCAGCGCAGTACGCCGTCTTGCGGGCGCTGAAGACGACGAGTCCGGACTACTACGCCGCCTGCCGACGGCGGCTCGAAGAACGCGTCGACGACTTCTGTGCCGCGCTTGCGGAGGCCGGTGCCGAGTACAACCGCCCTGACGGCGGCTTCTACGTGATGGCGCGGTTCCCCGATTTCCCCGGGTCGTTCGAGAACGTGTACGAACTGATCGACGAGGCTGGCGTCGCCGGGATGCCCGGCGAGGCCTTCGGCGAGTCCCGTAGCGATTGGATACGGTTCGCGCTCGTGACGTCACGGGTCGACGAGGCAGCCGAACGGCTGGCGCACTACTTCGAATAA
- a CDS encoding CinA family protein encodes MADDTADPVEKRVGKRLREATATVATAESCTGGLVGSKITDIPGSSDYFDRSLVTYSYEAKQELLAVSRESLDAHGAVSEPVAIEMARGVRDTARTDWGVATTGVAGPSGGSPETPVGTVYIAVAEAAPWGTNESGVTVSRYEFDGTRREVKSAIATQALQDLETALQE; translated from the coding sequence ATGGCAGACGACACTGCGGACCCAGTCGAGAAGCGCGTCGGCAAGCGTCTCCGAGAGGCTACTGCCACGGTCGCCACCGCGGAGTCCTGTACCGGCGGCCTTGTCGGGTCGAAAATAACGGATATCCCCGGATCGAGCGATTACTTCGACCGCTCGCTGGTCACCTACTCCTACGAGGCCAAGCAGGAATTGCTTGCCGTCTCGCGGGAATCGCTGGACGCCCACGGCGCGGTCTCAGAGCCGGTTGCTATCGAAATGGCTCGGGGCGTTCGCGATACCGCCCGGACCGACTGGGGCGTCGCCACGACCGGCGTCGCTGGGCCGAGCGGCGGCTCGCCGGAGACGCCCGTCGGGACGGTGTACATCGCCGTTGCCGAGGCTGCCCCGTGGGGAACCAACGAGTCTGGCGTGACAGTGTCCCGCTACGAGTTCGACGGCACTCGTCGCGAGGTTAAGTCGGCCATCGCGACACAGGCGCTCCAAGACCTGGAAACCGCCTTACAGGAGTAG
- the glmS gene encoding methylaspartate mutase subunit S, producing MPRTVILGVIGSDAHVVGITILEQALSAAGFEVINLGVQTAQDEFVSAAKSHDAEAVLVSSLYGHARQDCEGLHDELDDAGLDVLTYVGGNLAVGQSDFEETQATFRQMGFDRVFDAETDPEEAIEMLREDLQLTTTEAEQIRVDG from the coding sequence ATGCCCCGGACCGTTATCCTCGGCGTGATTGGCTCCGACGCGCACGTCGTCGGCATCACGATTCTAGAGCAGGCGCTCTCGGCCGCTGGCTTCGAGGTCATCAACCTCGGTGTCCAGACCGCACAGGACGAGTTCGTCTCCGCCGCGAAATCTCATGACGCCGAGGCAGTACTGGTATCCTCGCTGTACGGGCACGCCCGCCAGGACTGCGAGGGGCTGCACGACGAGCTCGACGACGCTGGGCTCGACGTGCTCACATACGTCGGTGGGAACCTCGCCGTCGGACAGTCCGACTTCGAGGAGACGCAGGCAACCTTCCGGCAGATGGGTTTCGACCGCGTCTTCGACGCGGAAACGGACCCGGAGGAGGCAATCGAAATGCTCCGCGAAGACCTGCAACTGACAACAACAGAGGCGGAGCAGATCAGGGTTGACGGGTGA
- a CDS encoding PHP-associated domain-containing protein: MQPEGYAVDLHVKVLDDGVVERAKARGLDALVYAPHFTRLSEIRRQAEAFSDEELTVFPAREIFTGTWQQRRHVLAIGLEEPVPDFITFDGAMRELDRQDAAVLVPHPGFLNVSLGLDDIEAYDDIIDALEVYNPKQLSHHRDRAQSFTSETGHEPFASSYAHVRGTVGEAYVTFTEAFESVAALSAALQNNVERSLFHRDGPSHDLRRAAEWAHLGLENTWGKFDRLMLQGTEPTHPDHVAYDGRFNDVKVY, translated from the coding sequence GTGCAACCCGAGGGGTACGCCGTTGATCTCCACGTGAAAGTGCTCGATGACGGGGTTGTCGAGCGCGCGAAGGCACGTGGCCTCGACGCGCTGGTGTATGCGCCGCATTTCACGCGGCTGTCGGAGATACGGCGGCAAGCAGAGGCGTTTTCTGACGAAGAGCTGACTGTGTTTCCAGCCAGAGAGATATTTACTGGCACCTGGCAACAGCGCCGGCACGTGCTGGCGATCGGCCTCGAAGAGCCTGTTCCGGATTTCATTACCTTCGATGGCGCGATGCGAGAACTGGACCGCCAGGACGCGGCCGTGCTCGTCCCGCATCCCGGCTTTCTCAATGTCAGTCTTGGACTGGACGACATCGAAGCGTACGACGACATCATCGACGCGCTAGAGGTGTACAACCCCAAGCAGCTATCCCACCATCGAGACCGCGCGCAGTCGTTCACGTCGGAAACCGGCCACGAGCCGTTCGCCTCGTCGTATGCCCACGTTCGCGGCACCGTTGGCGAGGCGTACGTAACGTTCACCGAGGCGTTCGAGAGCGTGGCAGCGCTCAGTGCGGCGCTGCAAAACAATGTGGAGCGGTCGCTGTTCCATCGCGATGGTCCCTCACACGACCTCCGACGGGCGGCCGAGTGGGCGCATCTGGGGCTAGAAAACACGTGGGGCAAGTTCGACCGACTGATGTTACAAGGGACCGAGCCGACACACCCTGATCACGTCGCGTACGACGGTCGATTCAACGACGTGAAAGTGTACTAA
- the mch gene encoding 2-methylfumaryl-CoA hydratase yields the protein MTDWTDPDALDLSDSETFDSMVDRAATREKGHFFEFFAEGDELAHDPGLRLTHHGSEQWMGQTLNHDPAYWRADTARERGFDERPVHPDYLLACVMGITVEDLSEKGGYFLGRDDVTFHQPVTAGTPLSVTSTVVDTTTSSSRPQYGIVTWETEGRDRETGETLVTYQRTNMIPRREPTATDGGAVGEQDESGPTLPDTLISPDGERFESFQTALDRADAENAAVAYRHERGRTMDDQLVAGLPLATLNTARQHHNRDEMADSPSGDIVAYGDVTRSIALAHARSDEATYRERRFADERFHDFVTLGDTIYGFTRVLNCDPDAGPEQAGAVTFEHVAFNQDQTPVYSGRRTALIQRDT from the coding sequence ATGACTGACTGGACCGACCCCGACGCGCTGGACCTCTCGGACAGCGAGACGTTCGACTCGATGGTCGACCGGGCTGCCACCCGAGAGAAGGGGCACTTCTTCGAGTTCTTCGCTGAGGGCGACGAACTCGCTCACGACCCCGGGCTCAGACTCACCCACCACGGCAGCGAGCAGTGGATGGGCCAGACGCTCAACCACGACCCGGCGTACTGGCGGGCCGACACCGCCCGCGAACGCGGCTTCGACGAGCGCCCGGTCCACCCGGATTACCTGCTGGCGTGCGTGATGGGCATCACCGTCGAAGACCTCTCGGAGAAGGGTGGCTACTTCCTCGGCCGCGACGACGTGACGTTCCATCAGCCGGTGACAGCCGGGACGCCGCTATCGGTCACTTCGACTGTCGTCGACACCACGACATCGTCCTCCAGACCCCAATACGGCATCGTCACCTGGGAGACGGAGGGCCGGGACCGCGAGACCGGTGAGACGCTGGTCACCTACCAGCGAACGAACATGATACCGCGCCGTGAGCCGACAGCCACTGACGGCGGTGCCGTCGGGGAACAGGACGAGAGCGGGCCGACGCTTCCTGACACCCTGATCTCGCCCGACGGGGAGCGCTTCGAGAGCTTCCAGACGGCACTCGACCGTGCCGACGCGGAGAACGCCGCCGTCGCCTACCGCCACGAACGCGGGCGGACGATGGACGACCAACTGGTCGCCGGCCTCCCGCTGGCGACGCTCAACACCGCTCGCCAGCACCACAACCGCGACGAGATGGCCGACTCGCCGTCGGGCGACATCGTCGCGTATGGTGACGTAACACGCTCGATTGCGCTGGCCCACGCCCGCTCCGATGAGGCGACCTACCGCGAGCGTCGCTTCGCCGACGAGCGGTTCCACGACTTCGTCACGCTGGGCGACACTATCTACGGCTTCACTCGCGTCCTCAACTGTGACCCCGACGCCGGACCGGAGCAGGCCGGCGCGGTCACGTTCGAGCACGTCGCGTTCAATCAGGACCAGACCCCGGTCTACTCGGGCCGGCGAACCGCACTCATTCAGCGAGATACATGA
- a CDS encoding methylaspartate mutase subunit E: protein MPTDERLSDDQLQRIANDLRDNWHTGREVDFEEAIAFHESLPASKQFATVLESADQPLLQPRAGVPCLEEQIDLLRYLQDEGGADLLPTTIDSYTRDNEYEKAEEGLAASRGSDENELNGFPAVNHGVEDCRRLIRALDAPVEVRHGTPDARLLAMVTLAGGFQSFEGGPISYNIPYTKRHDLATTIEHWQFVDRLCGAYTERGVTINREPFGPLTGTLVPPSIAIAVMLVEGELAATQGVRSLTLGYGQVGNLVQDVAALRALRKLGNEYLRDEVTVTTVFHEWMGGFPPDEARANGVISLGGATAAVAQPDKVITKSAQEFQGVPTKEANAAGLRTTRQLIDMMIEQDIDLGGIEEEQALIERETRALMDAIYEAGDGDVAKGVINAFDSGALDVPFAPSDAAKGAVLPARDDDGRVRIFEFAHLALPDSIKEIHAARLGERAETEGRDQSFRMVADDVDAISDGKLIGRPAGDNSPAGGASDAD, encoded by the coding sequence ATGCCAACTGACGAGCGACTCAGCGACGACCAGCTACAGCGCATCGCAAACGATCTCAGAGACAACTGGCACACGGGCCGCGAAGTCGACTTCGAGGAGGCCATCGCCTTCCACGAGTCGCTGCCGGCCTCGAAGCAGTTCGCCACCGTGCTGGAGTCGGCTGACCAGCCGCTCCTCCAGCCGCGAGCGGGCGTTCCCTGCCTCGAAGAACAGATCGACCTGCTCCGGTATCTACAGGACGAGGGCGGTGCGGACCTCCTGCCAACGACCATCGACTCGTACACGCGTGACAACGAGTACGAGAAGGCCGAAGAGGGACTGGCCGCCTCCCGTGGCAGCGACGAGAACGAACTGAACGGCTTCCCCGCGGTGAACCACGGTGTCGAAGACTGCCGGCGACTCATCCGGGCGCTCGACGCCCCAGTTGAGGTCCGTCACGGAACGCCCGACGCCCGACTACTGGCGATGGTCACGCTCGCTGGCGGCTTCCAGAGCTTCGAGGGCGGGCCGATTTCCTACAACATTCCGTACACGAAACGGCACGATCTCGCGACGACCATCGAACACTGGCAGTTCGTCGACCGGCTCTGTGGGGCCTACACCGAGCGTGGCGTGACGATCAACCGCGAGCCCTTCGGTCCGCTGACCGGCACGCTCGTCCCGCCGAGCATCGCCATCGCGGTGATGCTTGTCGAGGGCGAACTCGCCGCGACACAGGGTGTCCGGTCGCTGACGCTGGGGTACGGACAGGTCGGAAACCTCGTGCAGGACGTGGCGGCGCTGCGAGCGTTGCGGAAGCTCGGCAACGAATACCTCCGCGACGAGGTGACTGTCACGACCGTCTTCCACGAGTGGATGGGAGGCTTCCCGCCCGATGAGGCCCGGGCAAACGGCGTCATCAGTCTCGGCGGCGCGACGGCGGCCGTCGCCCAGCCGGACAAGGTCATCACGAAATCCGCTCAGGAGTTCCAAGGTGTGCCGACGAAGGAGGCCAACGCGGCCGGACTGCGAACGACGAGACAGCTTATCGATATGATGATCGAACAGGATATCGACCTCGGGGGTATTGAGGAGGAACAGGCGCTCATCGAGCGAGAGACGCGGGCGCTGATGGACGCTATCTACGAGGCCGGCGACGGCGACGTTGCAAAAGGGGTTATCAACGCCTTCGACAGCGGTGCGCTGGACGTGCCCTTTGCACCCAGCGACGCCGCCAAGGGCGCGGTGCTGCCGGCCAGAGACGACGACGGCCGGGTCCGCATCTTCGAATTCGCGCACCTCGCGCTCCCGGACAGCATCAAGGAGATTCACGCCGCGCGGCTCGGTGAGCGGGCCGAGACCGAGGGCCGCGATCAGTCGTTCCGGATGGTCGCCGACGACGTGGACGCCATCAGCGACGGGAAGCTCATCGGGCGCCCAGCCGGCGACAACAGCCCTGCGGGGGGTGCAAGCGATGCGGATTGA
- a CDS encoding transcription elongation factor Spt5 — protein MGIYAVKTTASQERTVADMIISREEDEIHAALAPDSLTSYVMVEADDHNVFDRILDEIPHANGVVQGESSMAEVEHFLSPKPDVEGIAEGDIVELIAGPFKGEKAQVQRIDEGKDQVTVELYEATVPIPVTVRGDQIRVLDSEER, from the coding sequence ATGGGGATCTACGCAGTCAAAACCACGGCCAGTCAAGAGCGCACCGTCGCAGACATGATTATCTCCCGAGAAGAAGACGAGATCCACGCCGCGCTCGCGCCGGACTCGCTCACGAGCTACGTCATGGTCGAAGCGGACGATCACAACGTGTTCGACCGTATTCTCGACGAGATTCCCCACGCCAACGGTGTCGTGCAAGGGGAATCCTCGATGGCGGAAGTCGAGCACTTCCTCTCGCCGAAACCAGACGTGGAAGGCATCGCGGAGGGCGATATCGTCGAACTCATCGCCGGCCCGTTCAAGGGCGAGAAGGCGCAGGTCCAGCGTATCGACGAAGGCAAGGATCAGGTCACCGTCGAACTGTACGAGGCGACGGTCCCGATTCCGGTTACCGTGCGTGGTGACCAGATCCGCGTTCTCGACTCCGAAGAGCGGTAG
- a CDS encoding metal-dependent hydrolase translates to MNKRGHVLNAVLLSIGLGYVLDPSGDVTTFATIAEVFLPIVLGALFPDVDTAFGKHRKTLHNIPVLIIFLAHPLYHGGNLQWVWLGVLTHYVLDYFGSRRGIALFYPFSDTEYGSPTGVTTSSDRAEAVTVVITAFELLAVALLVHVLPQYLPPTVRTFVVENSAFLV, encoded by the coding sequence ATGAACAAACGTGGGCACGTCCTGAACGCCGTCCTCCTGAGCATCGGACTGGGGTACGTTCTCGACCCCTCGGGCGACGTAACGACCTTTGCGACAATCGCGGAGGTGTTCCTTCCCATCGTTCTGGGCGCACTGTTTCCCGATGTCGACACCGCCTTTGGCAAGCACCGCAAGACCCTGCACAATATCCCCGTCCTCATCATATTCTTGGCCCATCCGCTGTATCACGGCGGCAATCTCCAGTGGGTGTGGCTCGGCGTCCTTACGCACTACGTGCTTGACTACTTCGGGTCTCGCCGAGGCATTGCGCTGTTTTACCCGTTCTCGGACACAGAGTACGGCTCGCCGACGGGCGTGACAACGTCAAGCGATCGCGCCGAAGCTGTTACCGTCGTGATTACCGCCTTCGAACTGCTCGCGGTTGCCCTGCTCGTCCACGTGCTCCCACAGTATCTGCCGCCAACGGTCAGGACCTTCGTCGTCGAGAACAGCGCGTTTCTGGTTTAG
- a CDS encoding methylaspartate ammonia-lyase, which yields MRIEDVRTVPGLSGFFFDDQQAIKDGATQTGFAYDGQPVTDGFDRIREAGEALIVEIELVDGSIATGDCAAVQYSGAGGRDPLFRAEKYRPVVEGPVADALRGQDATQFGANATMLEEMNAQRSGGDQLHTAVRYGVSQALLNAAAQAKGMTPTDVLADTYNTDPATSPVPVFGQSGDERRINAEKMLIKGVPVLPHGLFNSVEKVGENGEGLRDYLAWLSDRATALGPEPYSPRFHVDVYGILGKVFGPPYDRTEVTDYFETLQEAAAPYPLQVEGPMDAGGRQAQITEMAELREGLADAGVDVDIVADEWCNTFEDVQAFVDAEAADLVQIKTPDLGGIQRSAEAVLYCDGTDTRAYVGGTCNETVTSARACAHVALATDAAQVLAKPGMGFDEGFMVVTNEMRRALARRDAARGVPADD from the coding sequence ATGCGGATTGAGGACGTTCGAACGGTTCCGGGCCTCTCAGGGTTCTTTTTTGACGACCAGCAGGCCATCAAAGACGGGGCGACACAGACCGGGTTTGCCTACGACGGCCAGCCGGTCACGGATGGGTTCGACCGCATTCGCGAGGCCGGCGAAGCCCTCATCGTCGAAATCGAACTCGTTGACGGCTCCATCGCGACCGGCGACTGCGCCGCGGTCCAGTACTCCGGGGCCGGCGGCCGCGACCCGTTGTTCCGGGCCGAGAAGTACCGCCCTGTCGTCGAGGGTCCCGTTGCCGACGCGCTCCGCGGGCAGGACGCAACCCAGTTCGGGGCCAACGCGACGATGCTGGAGGAGATGAACGCCCAGCGCTCGGGCGGCGACCAGCTCCACACCGCGGTCCGCTACGGCGTGTCGCAGGCACTGCTGAACGCCGCTGCGCAAGCGAAGGGCATGACGCCGACGGACGTGCTCGCCGACACCTACAACACCGACCCAGCAACTTCGCCGGTCCCGGTGTTCGGGCAATCGGGCGACGAGCGCCGTATCAACGCCGAGAAGATGCTCATCAAGGGCGTGCCGGTGTTGCCCCACGGCCTGTTCAACAGCGTCGAAAAGGTCGGCGAGAACGGCGAAGGACTACGTGACTACCTCGCCTGGCTCTCGGACCGGGCGACGGCGCTCGGACCGGAGCCGTACTCGCCGCGCTTCCACGTCGACGTGTACGGTATCCTCGGGAAGGTGTTCGGCCCGCCGTACGACCGGACCGAAGTGACCGATTACTTCGAGACGCTGCAGGAGGCCGCCGCGCCGTACCCCCTTCAGGTCGAGGGGCCGATGGACGCTGGCGGCCGGCAGGCACAGATAACCGAGATGGCCGAACTCCGAGAAGGACTGGCTGATGCGGGCGTCGACGTGGACATCGTTGCCGACGAATGGTGCAACACCTTCGAGGATGTGCAGGCGTTTGTCGACGCAGAAGCGGCCGACCTCGTCCAGATCAAGACACCGGACCTGGGCGGCATCCAGCGTTCAGCCGAAGCGGTGCTGTACTGCGACGGCACGGACACCCGCGCCTACGTCGGCGGGACCTGCAACGAGACCGTGACATCCGCGCGAGCCTGTGCCCACGTCGCGCTGGCGACTGATGCCGCGCAAGTGCTCGCGAAACCAGGCATGGGCTTCGACGAGGGGTTCATGGTTGTCACGAACGAGATGCGACGGGCGCTTGCCAGACGCGATGCCGCCCGGGGGGTGCCGGCTGATGACTGA
- a CDS encoding protein translocase SEC61 complex subunit gamma produces MDVPYDLTSYIRVLKLASTPSWEEFSQIAKIAGAGIALVGLLGFIIFAVMTFIPGSKPV; encoded by the coding sequence ATGGACGTTCCATACGATCTCACCTCCTACATCCGCGTACTCAAACTGGCGAGTACGCCGTCGTGGGAGGAGTTCTCCCAGATCGCGAAAATCGCCGGCGCGGGCATCGCGCTGGTCGGACTGCTCGGGTTCATCATCTTCGCCGTGATGACCTTCATCCCTGGCAGCAAGCCGGTGTAA